From the Drosophila sechellia strain sech25 chromosome X, ASM438219v1, whole genome shotgun sequence genome, the window TCTGGCCTTGGACAATGTCTGCATGATTCTTGATGCGGCGCGTCTCTACAATCTGGATAAGCTCACCGAAGTGTGCCTAATGTTCATGGATCGCAATGCCGAAGAAGTGCTGCTGCACGACACCTTCGATACACTATCTAAGGTAGGTTTAAAACCAACTGGTAAAGTTGGCACTAAGAGTATGTAATGCTTGCAGGAATCGCTGGAGGAGGTACTACGACGTGACTGCTTCTTCGCCCCCGAGGTGCAGATCTTCTCGGCCGTGTGGAAGTGGATCCGCTTCAATAGCAACGTGGACTTCAAGTCCGTGGTCAGTTGTGTCCGCCTGCCGCTGATGACCCTCGAGCATCTTCTGCAGGTGGTGCGTCCCTCGGGCATCCTGGATCCCGACAAGATTCTCGATGCAATCAACGAGCGCAGCACTTCGACGGCGCTACCCTACAGGGCGGCGCTCTGGCCGGAGGAGAACGTGGCCGCAGAGACGTTTCTGTCGCGCTGCATCCAGGGAGAGTGTCGCGACGCGCTGCTGGATGGAGATGTAACCTCCTATGACATGGAGAATGGGTATACGCGTCACTGCATCACGGACTGCAAAGATGTGGGCATTGTGGTCGAATTGGGCACGTTCTGCATGATCAATCACATCCGCATGCTGCTTTGGGACAGAGACAGCCGGGCGTACTCCTACTACGTTGAGGTGTCCGGCGACCAGCAGCATTGGGAGCGAGTAGTCGACTACAGCGACTACCACTGCCGCTCCTGGCAGTACTTGTACTTCGCACCACGACCCGTCAAATTCATTCGACTGGTGGGCACCCACAACACTGTGAACCGGGTAAGTCAGCAGTGATCTCTTCGAACTTTCCCCATTCTTTACCTTTTTCCCTTTCCATTAATATATAGGTATTCCATGTTGTGTGTCTGGAAGCCAAGCACACGGCCAAGGTGCAGCGTTTAGTTGGACATTTTGTGGCGCCCAAGACGAACGTGGCCACCGTCGAGATGAGCGCCATTGTGACGGAAGGCGTGAGTCGCACCCGCCATGCGCTAATCAACGGCGATTATCTGCAATACGACTGGGACTCGGGGTATACTTGCCACCAATTGCGCAGCGGCGAGATCGTCGTCCGTTTGGGCCAACCCTACTATTTGGGTTCAATGAGGCTGTTGCTTTGGGACCTCGATGATCGCACCTACAGCTTCTACATCGAAATTTCGACGAACCGCAAAGATTGGGAGATGATCGTGGACCGCCGCAACGACAGCATCCGCTCCTGGCAGAACTTCCTCTTCACTCCGCGTCCAGTGGTCTATATCCGCATTGTGGGCACACGCAACACAGCGAATGAGGTACGTAGCAGTGCAGCAGCCACAAAACATGTGCGTTAAGCTAAAGCTCTCCTTGATCTCAGATCTTCCACTGCGTCCACCTCGAATGTCCCACCCAGgacaaaaactacttaaagaagATAGCCGTCATGGAGGAGGAGCGCGagaagaaggagaaggagaagaagaCGGCAAGGACTGACGATGACAATATTGCCTCTACCTCGGGATCCTCGTTGGCGTCAGGCCACGCTGAAAGTCCCTCCActtccaccagcagcagccaaaGCGTTTTAAGGTCCATCCACTGGCCGCAACAGACAGCGGCCGTTGTCCCACTCACTCCGCCAGCACTCTCCCCGTCCGACACGCCGGCACTTCCGGCTCCTCTGATCCCGGCACACTCGTCGTCCCATAACTATGAACAAAATCAGCCATGGAATTTAAGTGCAGACGCAAGCCCCCACACAAGTCCAAGTTCAAGAAACAACCCCAGTCCCAACCTAAGTCGAAGCAGAAGCCAGAGTGCGGAGTGGGAGCCAGTGCCGCCATTGGTGGAGCTGGACACCAGGGAGACGCTCTGAGTTGAGCGCCGCTTCGGCCGATGATGTTTTGTACTTGAAATACTCCTGTAATACTACTGTTATCTAGTCCTTCCCAGTGCCCCAATGCTTGCTGGTTCCAAAACCTGTGCATCGTCTATTGGTTTTGCGTTATTACCTTGATTCgttatatacttatatactatatatatacatatatgtatatacacatatatatattttattttattgtgaTCCAGAAAGAATTCCTTATGTTTGCAAGGCAGcagaattatttatataagcaATATAACTTAATTCTATGCACACACATACCCACCAGACAAACACACATACCAACCACACCACATCTGTAGTTTCCAAAGTTATGTCCTTATCGAAATCAATCCATTTGAACCGCAACTCGTAGTCTTTAGGCTCATCGAGCGGCCCAAAAATTAAGCTCTATTTATTAGGCAAATTTTGTCATAGTTTGTATTGCACGCAAATAAAAGCTAACCAAAAAAATGAACACACCGCTTATTGTTTCATTTCTTTTAAGTCACTCACACATTTCATCGACGAATTGCGCCGTCTGTGACCACTGTGCACCGCACATGCCACCCACTGTTGCCCCAACATCCACAACACGCTCCACTGTTTTGAAATTCCAATCAGAACCTTAAACCAGTTGCGCCGCACAGTGGGCGTTGGGAAGACAGAGAGGGGCGCCGATCCAGTGGGCGAATCAGAAAGAGATGGCGAAATGCAGTGTGCTAGCCAAACGGGAATTTGTGGGTTCTTgaagaaaacaaaagaaataaacagatttatcaataaatttataagtTAACGCATAAATCGTTTTTAATCGCAAGATAAATCGCATTGATAATCAGGCTTCTAATAATAGGTACATAATGGATTGaaaatattactcatacgccgcgttgtctacatgatttaataatatatattgcaTATCTTGTACGGAtggttttaataaaatatacatgTTTTAATGAGAAATGTAgacaactttatttatttataagttttacatttattttagagTGAATACAATCACACAATGCGACCAATTTGCCCCACTGTGCCGTGTATAATAGTCAGCGGCGCAGGCGCAACAAACTAGTTTGCACCACGAGCAGCGGGAAGTGACACCGAAAAGgggtgggggggggggggttaTTTGGGGCGTTGCAGGGGCGTCGTCGAAGGGCGCGCGCAAACTAACTAGCCAACtgactaactaactaactaactaactgcGAGCGCGAGTGCAAGTCCGAGTGGGAGTGGGAGAGCGAGCGTGAGTGCGCGAGTGTGGAGCGGAGCGGTTAACCGTTAGCCTGCAGCGGCGGCAAGTTCAGCTCGCAGTTGAGTTCAGTCGACCAGCGGCCGCCGTGGACAAAGCAACGTAACGCCAGCAGTCGCAGCGCAGCGCACGGATATATAGCTACAGCTAACTAGCAGATACTAAACTACACACACCTCACCACATAGCCACCACACGCGGCATATATCTCTATACATATTTGAGAATCGGAGGCGCGCGAGGGCGTCACACGCGTTCATATACAtcagatatagatatatagatcgATAGATATAGAGCGAACATATAGAAAGCGGTGCTTATTTTTCTCATCTTATTTTATTGTGACAAAAACCGCGACAAGTGTTTAAAAATAGTTGTTGTGCGCCCTGCTAATAAAGTAAACTTGCCCGCCAAACTGAAACTGacactgaaactgaaactgaaactaagCCAAGCTAAACTATAAACAGCAACAATATGGTCGAGACCGTTGTCAATATCGAgcgcacaacaacaacaacgacgaaCGGACCGCCAGGTGGGGCGAACCCGGCCGTTGGCAGCGATGGCGGCTTCTGGAGCGCCATTCGCCTCAACATCGACTATTTCCGCACCATACCGggcatcataaaaattgtGGAGTTTGTGAGTACTAGCTGAGatatatcaatatatatatatatatacataaattacATCGCATTTAATGTTCAAAAGTGGAAGTTTCGGAATTTGGCTGTTATCCTATTTCCTCGAAACATAAAGTTTTCGAGGGGAATATTGAAATATATGTTGGGTAATTGTTGCATAGCTAGTTATTGTATAGCAAAGTTCGAATTCCCCATAGAACTCTTATCGTCATGAATTGAACGGTTTTATCTAGAGTTTGCCTTGCGCCCCACCATTCTTTATGGAGATATCTTGAGACTTAGGAAACCCTAGAGCCTCGATGTGTACTCAATTACacaaatttgtatatatgtacatgcatatGTTCATATGTCAGGATCTCATTTGACTTAGGGCGGATAAGATAGGGGTAGACAAGTTGTGGGAACTGCAAACATGTGAGCTCCATGGCCATGTGGTCAACGCATAGCCCGCTATTCCCCAGCAGAAATCCACTTTGCTTTTGGCCTGGCATTCAAAGCTATGATCTATCTTTTTCCCACAGCCGAAGCAAAATGAAGTTAAAGTGTGGGCGATGCAATCGGTATGCGACGCCGCCAACACAAGATACTCGCAATTACATGAGTGGGCAACTGGGGTAACCCAACTACCGCTCGAATGGATCTCACCTGGAAAGTTTTCAGGCAAAACTTCTCAACGCTTGGTGGTCACAAGGTCGCAAGGGATAACGACAAGTGCTCGGGACCCACGTGAAAAATGCATTATTAAGCGCTCGTCAGTTGTCACGGGAAAATCAATAGCGGATAAATAGCGGGCAGTACGGGGTGCCACGATGGATATGATTACCGTCGGTCGCCATAAGCTGTCGCttattaacttatatatattgATTTTCTGCTCTGACAACCGGCGATTATCAAGGAGACTAAGCTAGTTTAGCTGACGGAGTAATTCGCGGATAGTCTGTTAGGATTTTCTTCAAACTCACACTGATCTGGCGAAAAGGAAAGCAGAAATGCTTCGATATCGCCAATGGCCAGTTACTTAGCttttttactttacttttttggtatatttttgtGGCAACTAATCTTATCGGTGGTCCCCTTAAGCGATAGTCTGCTGATAGTCTCGGCGCAGTGTGAAATATGTAAAAGTGCTCCACTCGAGCGTTGGCACAAAAAAACAGGGCCATAATTGCAGCTGCTCGGTTCCCGAATGCCAATTGATGGGTATTAAGCACGttgaataaataattcaaattggTCTAAATGGCGGAAAGTTGACCACTTTCATGGCTATCTATTCTAAGACATTATAATTGTTTCTTGAGCTTAACTATATTGTATTCGATAACTGGAACGAATGGTTCGAATTTGACTGTTAACCGATTGTGACTCATTTCGATCAATTATGCGAATATATTGAGTGCTATAGCTAATCGCTcgttactcatacgccccgttatCCGAAAAAAACTGGGCGATAATGTGGCGACCACCTGTTTGCCAGCGAAGAGGAGCAGAGCAGCGCCATTTTCGGTAGCCATGCTCCTGCTGATAAGCCAATCGATTCCTAACACCTCACCGCCGATCGCCATTACTCATACTCATCATACTCATCCGCCCTGTGGTCCCAAATCAAaccaacaacgacaacaacaaaatcCCCCGAAATATAACGCCTCTAGGACTTTCGTATCTTATCGTTGGCAATTAGCATTTTGGACCCAGTATTGCCTCAATTTACTTACCATACATATTGACGCGATGCCCCCCGAGCATATATGCATTCCATGGCCAAGTGTgctctatatatgtatatacgtaCACATCGGAATATGAACGATTTATTATTAAGTTTTGTTGGTCGCGGTCCCTGCCGTTCGAgaattttgcttttttttttttataatagcCTAATTACGTAAGACATGTATTTTGGAAGCTGCCGACGGCATTCTTATTGTTTGGCATTGTTTAGCATTGTCGTggatttaaaattttaatatgaATGTTCTCGCCAAAGCGGAAATTATGACACAAAttcaacacattttttaacCACAAAAAATGCGGGGGAGGCGAAGAGATCTGGGGAATTCGAGCCGAAAGTCACTTTAGACAGATGCTGGCGTTTGTTGGCGGTTTGCTGGGAATGCGATCGATCGTTGTGGCATCATGTACAGTGCGTGCCATAAACGCAGGCTGTTTGGCTTGCAGTTTATGaattaatatacattttatattgcTACTATTTACGGGCGTACTTTTTCTGACACCACACATCTTATGCCTTGAATCGGTTTCAGTTAGTGTCTTGCCTTACAGCTGTGAAACGCACTGTAC encodes:
- the LOC6617585 gene encoding BTB/POZ domain-containing protein 9: MSSQGHHKMSGGGKNGTMKQDYTDVVDLGDRFSADMARLCMNEQYADMEFIVEEERLPAHRVILAARSEYFRALLYGGMAESTQHQIPLEVPLDAFKVLLRYIYSGTLLLSTLDEDSIIDVLGMANQYGFQDLKMAISNYLRQYLALDNVCMILDAARLYNLDKLTEVCLMFMDRNAEEVLLHDTFDTLSKESLEEVLRRDCFFAPEVQIFSAVWKWIRFNSNVDFKSVVSCVRLPLMTLEHLLQVVRPSGILDPDKILDAINERSTSTALPYRAALWPEENVAAETFLSRCIQGECRDALLDGDVTSYDMENGYTRHCITDCKDVGIVVELGTFCMINHIRMLLWDRDSRAYSYYVEVSGDQQHWERVVDYSDYHCRSWQYLYFAPRPVKFIRLVGTHNTVNRVFHVVCLEAKHTAKVQRLVGHFVAPKTNVATVEMSAIVTEGVSRTRHALINGDYLQYDWDSGYTCHQLRSGEIVVRLGQPYYLGSMRLLLWDLDDRTYSFYIEISTNRKDWEMIVDRRNDSIRSWQNFLFTPRPVVYIRIVGTRNTANEIFHCVHLECPTQDKNYLKKIAVMEEEREKKEKEKKTARTDDDNIASTSGSSLASGHAESPSTSTSSSQSVLRSIHWPQQTAAVVPLTPPALSPSDTPALPAPLIPAHSSSHNYEQNQPWNLSADASPHTSPSSRNNPSPNLSRSRSQSAEWEPVPPLVELDTRETL